In Sphingobacteriales bacterium, a single window of DNA contains:
- a CDS encoding GTPase Era, which yields MTDFRAGFVNIIGFPNVGKSTLLNKLVGENLAITSPKVQTTRQRILGIITTKHYQLIISDTPGILNPTYELQKVMQEEIAEAFEDADIFIYMVEAGDKPPKHLEWIGKIKNAGVPYFLVINKIDLTDEVTLKQKMKEWAEVTGEENILPLSALYINDMSAFVDKLAEKLPVHEAYFPEEYISDKTERFIAAEKIREQAFYIYKQEIPYSIEVEIRSFKEEDNIIRISAEIYVSRESQKHIVIGKNGQALKELGTAARLQMEEFFKKKVFLEIHVKVLEDWQHKRNILRKLGYK from the coding sequence ATGACGGATTTCAGAGCAGGTTTTGTGAATATCATTGGGTTCCCGAATGTCGGAAAATCTACTTTACTCAATAAACTTGTCGGAGAAAATTTAGCTATCACCAGCCCAAAGGTGCAGACCACGCGCCAACGTATCTTGGGAATTATTACCACCAAACATTATCAGCTGATTATTTCCGACACACCCGGTATCCTGAATCCCACCTATGAGTTACAAAAGGTGATGCAGGAAGAGATAGCAGAAGCATTTGAAGATGCTGATATTTTCATTTACATGGTAGAAGCCGGGGATAAGCCACCTAAACATCTGGAATGGATTGGGAAAATAAAGAATGCAGGTGTGCCTTATTTTCTGGTTATCAATAAGATTGATCTGACAGATGAGGTAACCTTGAAACAAAAAATGAAGGAGTGGGCAGAAGTAACGGGGGAAGAAAATATATTGCCCTTGTCGGCATTGTATATCAACGATATGTCGGCTTTTGTTGACAAACTTGCCGAAAAGTTGCCTGTTCACGAGGCCTATTTTCCTGAAGAATACATCAGTGATAAAACAGAGCGTTTTATTGCCGCAGAAAAAATCAGGGAACAGGCATTTTATATTTACAAACAGGAAATACCATATTCCATTGAAGTGGAAATCAGATCGTTCAAGGAAGAAGACAATATCATCCGCATCAGTGCAGAAATATATGTCAGCCGCGAAAGTCAGAAACATATTGTTATCGGGAAAAACGGTCAGGCTCTGAAAGAGCTGGGCACTGCCGCCCGCTTGCAGATGGAAGAATTTTTTAAGAAAAAAGTCTTTCTGGAAATTCATGTGAAAGTTTTAGAGGATTGGCAGCATAAACGTAACATCCTCAGAAAGTTAGGCTACAAATAA